GGCAGGTGATGAGCAGTGCTTGGTTTTCTCCACACATACCGCTTAGAATAACGCCAAAAAGTTCAATCTTGGTCTCATCAGACCAGAGAATCTTATTTCTCATAGTCTGGGAgtccttcatgtgttttttggcaaactcTTGTGCAGGCTTTCATATGTCTTGCACTGAGGAGAGGCTTCCGTCGGGCCACTCTGCCATAAAGCCCCGACTGGTGGAGGGCTGCAGTGATAGTTGACTTTGTGGAACTTTCTCCCATCTCCCTACTGCATCTCTGGAGCTCAGCCACAGTGATCTTTGGGTTCTTCTTTAACTCTCTCACCAAGGCTCTTCTCCCACGATTGCTAAGTTTGGCTGGACGACCAGGTCTAGGAAGAGTTCTGGTCAATCCAAACTTCTTCCATTTAAGGATTATGGAGGCCACTGTGCTCTTAGGAACATTGAGTGCTGCAGAAATTATTTTGTAGCCTTGGCCAGATCTGTGCCTTGCCACAATTCTGTCTCTGAGCTCCTTGGGCAGTTCCTTCGACCTCATGATTCTTATTTGCATTGTGAGCTGTAAGGTCTTATATAGACAGGTGTGTGCCTTTCCTAACCAAGTCCaatcagtttaattaaacacagctggacTCCAATGAAGGAGCAGAACCATCTCAAGGAGAATCAGAAAAATGGACAGCATGTGAGTTAAATATGAGTGTCAcagcaaagggtctgaatacttatgaccatgtgatatttcagtttttcttttttgataaatttgcaaaaatttctacatttctgttttttttctgtcaagatgtggtgctgagtgtacattaatgagaaataaaatgaacttttttgattttagcaaatggctgcaatgaaaaaaagagtgaaaaatttaaaggggtctgaatactttccgtaCCCACTGTATGTGAACATACTGGAAGTGAGATTACTGTAGTTTACAAAAAAATGCAGAAGATTGGGCGGCTGAAAGCTCCACTGCAGGATAGAGTGGCTCAGTGAACGTTTccctgaaggtgtggaggtgaacccgtttgtcggaggtgactctgtagaaggacagagttCCAGTCGACCAATCCAGATACACCCCCACCCGAGTGGAGCGCTGGCACAGGGAGGCGACACTGATTTTTGTGTTGGAGTGCAGAATAAAACAACCATTACTGGAACAACTCAGACTCCAAGAATTTTCGCTCAAGCCCAGCTTGCAGTCGTCCATGTCTCCCTTCCTCCCAATGGTTGTGTACGTTACTCCAACGTTGAAGGGCTCTGACACTTGGACCTCCCAGTAGTAGCGTCCATTCAGACCCTGCAGACACAGCACCTGCGGAAACTGATCAAACCTCTCTGGATAATCAGGATATGACTGCTCCTCTGTCACCCAGGTCACCTGTCTGTTGCTTTTGGAAAGCAGGAGGTTCTTATGAGCTGTTTGAGGGTCCAAACTGAGTTCACAGGCATCTGGACGTAAGAAAAGACAACAATTCAAGACCACAATCAAATATCACAACATATGGCCACTGCTGGCTCAAATAAATTGACTAAGGAAACCAAATGCAACTCAGACTATGGATGGGTGTCCACAAACGCTACTAAATTGGTACCACTTCTTCATTGGTAGTCAGTGGAGAAATGATGGAACTGCCAATGTCATTGAACCTTCAGTAAAATGTTCAGGGCTTTAAAAGAAACTTACATTTCTTGAATCCTGGTTGCATCTGCAGACTTCCACAATGGTCAACACTGTTGGAGGATTAAAGGATTAAAGTCTTGATGATACTTTAACAAACAGTAGGTGCAGTTCTCAGTGAATCTCAGATTCTCAGCGAATCTGTAATTTCAATCGCTGTTTTTAAGAGTCTGTAGTTGTTGGGATTTAATTTATGGGATTGACGACGAAGTGGACTTGCAGTGTTTTGAAACGTATCCGTTTTAAGAATTTGTAATCCCAAATTGTCAAGTAGCAGATCTGAAGCAGAgttaatgtatttaatgtggATGAAGGCTAAGCAAATCCGGCTCATAACTGCCCCTCAAGGTCTACTGGTACTACTGTCGGTCCAGTGACACTACTGTGCAAAAAAAGAGTTAAATCCACACCTGAAGACAAACTTGGGGCAAGCAAAACAAAGTGTCAGAAGACAGATCCTGCTTGTGAGTGTTTTACGACAGACTTTAAGAATGAAGACAAACTGGCTGGTTTGATAAAGTCTGACAAACTGCCACTCCTCACACCAAGCACAGAGAGATTCCACAGCTGGTGACCATCTTAAACACAACTAAGATTATATTTACTTGAGCTTGCTGAGCTGGAACTGTGGGTCGTTCTTCAGCTCAATGAGAAGATTGATccctgagtctcctggatgattgtagctcaggtccagttcacTCAGATGAGAAGGGTTGGAAGTCAGAGCCGAGGCCAGAAAAGAACAGCCGTTCTCTGTGACGAGACAACCTGATAACCTGAGGAAGTGTAGAACTTTGGTCAATCGGCAGCAACTGCAGCTATTATTTCAAgaggcaacaaaaacatgttcatgaCATTTAAGTAAACGCCATCTATGAAAAGTGGGTTCACACAAAGaaactttgggaaacactgactaAGCATGTTGGCATTACCTCAGTATCTTCAATCGACAGCAGTGACTGGACAGTCCTTGGCAGAGTTGCTCTACTCCTAAATCATGCAGGTCATTGTTGCTCAAGTCCAGAGCTCTTAGTGGTGAGCTGGGAAACTTGAGACTAAAGACCATGTGTTCAACCCATTCTGTCGTCACGTCGCAGTCCGCTAGTCTAGAGGTGGAAAACAGGTTTACGATATGATGAAGACAGATgtgctattttttatttattaagatgTGTCTTTACTATTTAAAGACATACATCGATGAGTATGAAGGATAAACAGGAAGGAGTCATCCCCATCACTAACTTACTGACTACCCAATCTCAGCGATGGACCTTCAGAGGGTTGTCGCAGCCCAAGAATGTTACAACAAATACCgagatcattttattttctatgtgATAAAAAGAGCGAATGTTTCCCTCTGGGAAAACTTGTCCCCTGCGTTTGTACATCCTCAactaggaaccttcctagaCCTAGAAGCAGTGAGCAGCACCTGAGGACCATCTCCAGACTGAACGTCAGAGCCTTGTTCAGGAGTGTTACCTTAACATGTTTTCACCATGGGAGTAAGAGCGAGGCGAGacgagaacatacaaactcgaCACAGAAAGAACTTGGGAAGGACCAGTGTTTGCATTTGGGACCTTCTTCCTATGAGATAACGGTTGCTAATCACTGTGCCAACTTCCACACAAGTTCACTGATACTTAGATGTTGACCAATAAGACGAGTTCTTAAAACCATTGAGATATGGTGTTGGCAGCATCAGGTGTGCCACCTGTTCACTTAGATGACTGAATGGAGAAAAGGGCGAGGGAAGACTTATTTCAAGCTCTTATTTCTGCTGTGTCTCAGGTTGGTCCATCTCTTCTTCTAAACTGCCACTAAACTTTGATGTCACGGTTACCCTTTAATAAACTTACATGGCCTTTTTGCTGCTCCTCATTGCCGGTATCAGCCTCCTTCTGCCCTCCTCTGATGTGTTGTAACTCTTTAAATCCAGTATGTCCAGATCACTCTTGGATACCTGCAGCATGAAGGCCAGTGCAGAGCAATGCAGGAGAGTCAACTTGATTTCAAAATCTTTTGTCTTCAGATATTCCTGAATCTCATCTTTGACTTTCTGGTCTCTCatctccaccattatcctgaAGAGGGTGATGCTGTTGTCTGGAGAGAGAGTCTTTCTCCGGATGGATTTGAGGTAAGTCAAGATTTTCTTCTCGACATCTTGGCTTGTGTCTGGACTTTTTAGAAGATACTGAAGGACTCTCCGATTGGCTTCAACCATGAGGCCAAGGAGGAATTGCAAGAAGTACGTCAGGTGGCCTTTCCCCTTCTTCAACACAGTCTCAACTGTGAGTTTTAGAAGCTCGAGCACAGTGTAGTCTTTGTCCTCCAGTTGGAGAAATTTGCCAAGCTCCGTTGTATTGAGCTCCGTTGTTTTCTTGGTGGTGAGAAAGTCATACACATACATTGCTGCAAAGAACTCTTGTATGGTCAGatgaacaaagaagaaaacttttctctgagaaaaaacattttcttcccGAAGAACTGTAGTGCAAAACCCAGAATAGATGGATGCTTCTGCTAGATCGATGCCACAGTCTTCCAGGTCTTCCTCGTAGAAAATCAGGCTGTTCCTCTGCAGATGAACAAATGCCAGTTTGCCGAGTTTCAAAAGAAACTCTCTCTGAGTCTCCAGAAAGTTCACTTCCTTCTTTGCAGCCATTGTGTCATATTTCGTGCTTCTGCGTTTTGACTGAACAAACAGGTAATGTGCCATCATCTCTGTTAGAGTTTGAGGAACTTCAACATTCTTGTCTCCGTCAAAAACGTCCTGAAATAAAATGGCAGAAATCCAGCAGAAGATCGGGATCTGGCACATAATGTCGAGACTATGTGAAGACTCAATGTGTGAAGTGATCCTACCAGCAAGACTCAAGTTAGCACTAAATCTCTTCTtgaaatattcctttttttgtgcGTCGTTGAAGCCTCTAATCTCTGTTACCATGTGGACATACTTCGTGGGGATCTGACTGGCTGCTGATGCCCGGGAAGTTATCCAGATATTTGCCTCAGGAAGAAGGTTTTTCTGGATTAGATTTGCAAGGACAACTTTTAGGTGTGTTACTTCACTGAGAGATGTGATCTTCTTTATGTTCTCAAACTCCAAGTCTAGTCTGCTCTCATCCAGACCGTCCAGGATCACTGCAATCTTTGCTTTGGCATAATGCTctggattttttaaattgttgagcGCAGGGTGGAACTCTGTCAGGAGCATGTGCAAGCTTTTCATATCTGTACACAAATTGATCTCTCGGAAAGGAAGATAGAAGACAAAATCTAAATCCTTGTTAGCGTCCCCCTTGGCCCAATCAAGAATGAATTTCTGCACAGAAAAAGACTTTCCAATGCCAGCGTTGCCCTTCGTCAGAACTACTGTTTGGCCTTTTTCTTGCCCATGCAAAGGTCTGAAGATATTGTTGAGGGTGATTTTACACGATTTCGATACTTTCAGTTTACGTTCAAGATGACTGAACTCGTGTTCTCCAAGTGGCTCTTCACTCTCTCCAGGTATGATGTGAAGTTCTGTGTAGATTTTGTCAAGGGAGCTCCAGTGGTCACCGTTACCTTCAGATGTCGTCGTaaatttctttttcatttcgtCTTTAAAAAGATGCTTTATCTTTGAAAGAAAATTGCCCACtgtaagaaacaaataaattcCACATAATTATTAACATAAGTTTGGCAAGAACGTGGTAAATCACAGGCAAACTAAACTCTTTATCTTTAAACTTAGAAAAATAGGTGTgaaatttgaattcattttggCCCTTCAGACAGAGTTAACatctaaaacaaaaatatcaaaaatgtaaCTGCCCTTTGTGCCAAAATGAAGTGTTAGCCATTGCACTCTTGGTACTTGTGCGAACAATTTAGAGAAATCCTCTTACAATCTGTTAGTCAGTTTGTGAAATCCACCTTAAATTTGTTCACAATTTTTAAAATTCACCTAAATTTTTCTTcacaattttgtcaaatttaccACCAATTTATTTGTGttggtgtgcaaaggcctttattttcagaataagtTGTCCTTAAAAATTCATGTAGTAGCAAAATGTAGCAACATAGGTACATATTTGTATTTACCAGAATCTGACTCATCCCAGGTTAAGAGAACTGGATCCTCCAAATTCTCACTGCCCACTGAACGGCTGAGTTGCTCCCCCTGCAGGTCACTGTAAGTAATACAACCAGTGATGTAGCAACTTCATCCAAAACTTTTTGAGAAATCTCTGGAATCACATGGTAGATTCTATTTCCTCAATATATTTCGTTTAATCAGATAAACAAAGTGCTACCAGAACAAGGGTCAAAAAGGCTAACCACAGTAGCTAAATGAGTCAGCAAATAGCATTATTAGCAGAAAATACAGTGGggaaatggaaacatttttctCATTTGTTGCTCATTTTAATGGTAAACCTGTTAAATATCAAGTTACCTCTCTGGTTTCTCAGCACTGAATTTAGGTGGCATGTGCATGGATGCGTCGCTCTTCAACGAGTCACCACTGGGAAACACGGACTCGGCGGCACTCGTCTGTGAACTGTaacacatcaacaacacaaacGGTGAGTCAGTGGTATCTCAATATTTTAGCCACCCAGGGGCAGTGTACACAAGAAGTTAACCTAACATTAGTTGATATTTAGTCTCCCCCGTTAACTTTAAGCACAGTTGTGTTGATATTCAATTGAATAATTGTGTTGATTAAAGGAAACGTAATCTACAGAACAACAAAGCGTAAATGTTACCTCTCTGGTTTCTCAGCACTGAATTTAGGTGGCATGTGCATGGATGCGTTGCTCTTCAACGAGTCACCACTCTGTGAACTGTAACACATCAACAGCACAAACGGTGAGTCAGTGGGATCTCAGTATTTTGGACTTGGGGGCAGTGTTCACAAACATTAGTTGTCCTCGCGTTCATGAAGGAATCCAACAATCTGAAGGAGACTTCGTAGCTACTTTGGGAATGTTCTTGTACCTAAAGTTCCTGGAATATTTAGTCAAAACAtttgtaaatattatttatttcgtTTTCATTCTGGATTTAATAGAAGTTGTTTGATACCTGGAACTTTGTCTCTACATGAAGACAACGTGATATTTAGTCTCCATTGTGAACACAGAATTGTAGAATCATGTCGATTAAAAAAACGTAATCTACAGAACAACAAAGCGTAAACCTCGGTTACCTCTCTGGTTTCTCAGCACTGAATTTAGGTGGCATGTGCATGGACGCGTTGCTCTTCAACGAGTCACCACTGGGAAACACGGACTCATCTTCTTTCCTCCGTGAGCTGTCAGAGATTTTATACTTTTACATTAacttaaaacaattaaacaaacattacaataacacctttttttcaaaacaaaaaaacacagaattagAAAAACAGTAACAATTTTTCTtgagttttctttaaaaaaaattctaagCTGCAGTGGACATGAACATTcataatatgaatgaatgagtcaACAGTAAAAATTACTAATTCAGTGTAAAACTTTTTTTGCCACATGGGGGCAGTGTAAACCAGCTGgaatggattttgtttttattttaagaaagtgacacaaatcttGTAGAAACAAAATTAAGCAacttattaataaaaaaaactgtaaaataaaaaataagtattatttttataattttttaaaaagccacaaAATTACCAAATAAATTACAAGTAGTAATaaagatttgtttatttatttatttattttattaattaaataaataaatcacagttttTGTGGATTTTTGTTGACTTTCTTTATGTTAAATTTctacacttatttatttatttatttatttattattttaaatggtttgtttaCCGAGTCGCTGGCTCAGATGCCGCGCTGTCGCACGatgtcttcctctttctcctggCGCTCATTTCTGCAGCTGAATCACAAACATTTAGACATGAATTCAATCATCACACATTAAtttttacatgttacatgttttcAGTCCAtaaaatttttttaaaatttgaaaaaacaGGTTCGAAAATATTTCttcatcacagaaactagaaaaatgaaaattagACTTTTATCGAGCAAactaatgttttattataaatacgTAAAACTTTTATCTCTTAATCTCcaacagaaacaacagaaacagagtcatcataaaaatatttttgcttCAGTGTCTTCAGTAAATGttctatatttgtattattatttatagaaGAACTTATTATTAAAGGTTATCTTAAAATCAAGAACAACACCATGGAAATAAGAACTGTCAATGAATGTGTGCTCTTATTTTGGAACCTTTGAGgcatacagtaaaaaaaattaaagtcagaaagtcgaaattctgagagagaaaaaaattcattctgagattaaaattcACCTCGTCGCCTTCACACTTCACATGGGGAATGAAAAATACGTGCTTCaagtatgctcgcttttattttgaatgtatgcttccggtatgctcgcttttattttgaaaggcttcgaatcaacttccggtcctgacagtgcaggagacctcacagtgcaggtctgcaacgaagggtcctgacagtgcaggtctgcagctggaccccTCTCGAATTTTGGGATTAAAAATCGGAATTCTGATATTTTTAATCGGAATCAgcgattaaagtcagaattcgactttcatctcagaattcatgctgtttcatatttgttttctttctttcaaacatTTCTAACGCTTTTCCGTATCGAGCATGTAACAGAACATTTGGCGCACAGAAAAGcctgaaaatgtctgtgtggactttatttcttttcatttgaaacataacagggacagaaaatgtcctgtgagtgagtgattttttttagacTCAGTTTGCTGTTAAAATAGCATTTAAACGACTTTGTGCACAAACTGCAGTTAAATTAGAAACAGGACCTTTGTCCTCCAGACGCGACCGACGCCCTGCGACATTAATAACCACGCGCTGCATTTCACATGCAACTTCCTCAGAAGATAGGGGAGACCAGGGACGCGCGCggacatatgtgtatgtgtgtgtgtgtgtgtgtgtgtgtgtgaatctctccttagacacacacataaatctgtctgtctgtgtgtgtgtgtgtttattcaatATATCGATGTTAAATGGATAAAAAAGTTTTAgccacaatttttcaaaatgtctgacTGATGTTGTGTCGCAGCAAACTAActgagcgcacacacaaacatacgcacaacagacacacgaacacacaaacacaaacccaccGCGCGCGCGGGGAAATAATAAACACCCGCAGATTTTAACTTTTCCTTTAGTTTTTACCTGAAAGATCGTGTTTTTTCCTGCCTTCTTCGCGCACAGTTAAGTTGTGCGTCACCTTTGTTCTTCTTCGATCAATtctaactttcactttcacaggaAAGTCGAagacactttcaaaataaaagccatgtttttaaaaacaaacaaaacaacctgaaaaTAATCGTAATGTTAGGTTCTGTGTTGATTCTCGTTAAAGTTTAACTTGTGTAAAAAAGGGGCGTGATCACGTTAAACTCTCCGTGTTCGGGAGACACGACGGTTCTGTCCGCGCGCCCTCCCGTGCTCCCGCGTTTCCGGTGATCACGTGCCTTAGTTATCGGGAGAGAATCTAGACTCtcttgtgtcactgaggtaaatccaaaTACATTTTTTCAGATGCCGAAATCACAGAATAAGACATTtggacttagtgatggaggcagcagtggatccacaactcctgtgtgctgtgatgttaaaatcactgatttctctatgaggtttgatttgggagagtgagtggtttacaaacttcagtttcctgttggaaaagtctgtctaacagtgagataaagacgtgatacATGTTCTTATAAAGtcattgtattattgttattattattattattattattattaggtagatcatctgcagcagcatcagcttTTAATCGTGGCAggaaagcaaataaaaacattcacaagcaacacaaaaacagactctaAAACGCTTTGAGAACAGGATTTTACTGATCAACATTAATGTGTaatcacataaaaataaaaaacaattgaggaaaaaccaaaaacatttgtaGTGATACTGCTGGTGCTCAGAGGGTGAATCCCACTGACTTTTCTTTAACTTTATTAATGTTTAcagttacaacaacaacaacagaatacTCATTAGGTTCCATACAGTGAGTTTAATGAAGGCAATCTGCCTCTGGAGGGCGCTGGTGAGTCTCAGATGGAGAGGCAGGAAAACActttatatacaaaaataagTCATGAGTTCACATTTATATGTGTTTCTATATgtcattaataataaatgacttgaaacaaatgaaacacaataaatactAAATATTACAGGGTTGatgacgctctctctctctctctctctctctctctctctctctctctctctctctctctctcagtggtcagtgtgtttgtacTGCTGACTCGTCCCATGGTGAAGAGGCATCATACTGTTAGAGAGAAAGCCAGAGTGACACCAACAACACAGACAGgactgtagagagagagagagggggagggggggcagtGGGTGAGTCAGATTAAAGGGGAACTCCACTGATCTCtcactcaataaaaaaaagtgctaaatccaaacaataacaaatacaatCTTATATCAGTAAGAGCTAAATAGATGCCACAGCCTACATATCCCATAATGCAATTCTCTAGCTTGCACTCATAACATCCAACTCAAACATACACGGTGTTTCTGGAGCCAGTGTCACATGTTGCAGAAGAAGTGCATTGTGGGACTGCGTTGTGTCTCTGCTAACGTCAATCAGATCACACGACGCAAATGATCCAGTTCGCAAGTTTTATCACGTTTATTATGTGTATAGCTTAAACGctacatggagaaaaaaaatttaGCTAACAGACGAGTtagcgattttttttttccgaaaAAGTGTTAGACGTCACATGGCCAGAgacattatcacgatatttaagtcacaatacgatattatcacaatatttaattcacaatgcgatatcatcacgatatttaagtcacattgcgatatcatcacgatatttaagtcagagTGCGATATCattgcgatatttaagtcacattgcgatatcatcacaatatttaagtcgcAATGTGATGTCACGATATTCAAGTCATGATGCGATATCATTgctatatttaagtcacaatgcgatatcatcacaatatttaagtcgcAATGCGATGTCACGATATTCAAGTCATGAtgtgatattatcatgatatttaagtcacagtgcGATATCattgcgatatttaagtcacaatgcgATATCATCATGATATTCAAGTCATGCtgcgatattatcatgatatttaagtcacaaagtaatatcatcacgatattcaAGTCACAATGCGATATCATCATGATTTTTAAGTCACAGTGtgatattattgtgattttgaagtcacaatacgatatcattgcgatatttaagtcacaattcaatattatcacaatatttaagtcacgatgctagctgagctgatactaaaacgTTACGTCAACATACTGCcgcccactgattggtcagagagtgtcgtcactgaagagtcaagagcaaaggaaatgtctaaaatgtcaacatttaacaggaatctggtgtatttagcgacagctgacgatcgtgagcccaatcatgaccacgttcagtggtgtttcagttcagtgactgtgtcagaccgAGGCAgaagtactgaaccattctgtgaacacATCGTTtgaatgattcactttcacccaaaacaactgctttgaccACTTCTGTCAGCAAACACTGAGTAAACGAACCTTTAACTCGCCTAGCTGAGCTTTAAGAGTGAAAACGGTGGAATGCCCCTTTAAAGCAACATGTCACTGCTCACTTCATTTATCAAAAGTCTCCAGATATTtcagtctcctctctctctcacacacacacatctgttatCTAATGTTATCTCTGTCTCGCGCCCTCTGACCCCGTGACCtcgctgtgatgtcacagtgactCGGGGAAAACTTTTACCTTGAAGCAGTTTTTGAACTTCTTGGAGACAAAGTAGAGGATTATGGGGTTGATGCAGGAGTTGACGGTGGCCATGTTGATGCTGAAGTAGTCCAACACCAGCAGGAAActgcgacaaaaaaaacacgacgTTTGTTACAGTGAAGCTATGGCGAAAATGCACCGTCAAACAGTCTAATGCTAATCTGTGCACCTACTTTAACAAGTCGCAGCGCCGAGCATCATGGGATTTGTAGATGGTTCTCTTCAGCAGGCGACTCAGGTGCAGCggaaaccagcagagggcgaaGATGAGCACCAGACTGAAAACAGCTTTGGCCACTTCTCTacgctgcaaacacacagttagCTTCTTAGCTGTAGCTCACGTAGTATCATGTAAACTGtctgtcactttgttttttaagtacAGCGAGCTAACGCTAACACAGAATTATTCTGTCCACTAGCTGTGTCAAAAATAAACCTATAGAAACACTTAAATGTTGTTAGCGAGAGAAGCTAATGTAGCAGAAAAAATTGGGTTCTtggattacattttttaatttaatccaGTTTAAATTATGCTAATCAGATCATTCACTAATTAGCTTGTGTCTCATCTTGAAAAATATAGATTGGGGTTCAGGGTTGCATAGTAACAGATTATATGtataagaatataaaataatcCCAGtggtgagtgaaaaaaaaataaacccaaagAACTACTGAAATGTTGTTAGATAGAGAAGCTAATGTAGCAGAAAATGTCTGGTTCTTGAATTAAACcctttttgttttatctgtttTCGCTTAAATTTAGCTTCCAAACTGTCCACTGCAATGCTAATTAGCTCATTCACCAATTAGCTTGGACAATTAAGGATATCGCATCTTGGAAAATATAGATCAGTGTACACGGTTGCTAACTAACATGTTACATTTGAGAGATTACATGTGTAGAAACACTAGTTAGAGAAGCTAATTTAGCAGAAAAGTTGTTTCAGTAGTATTCAGATTAGATGAGTGTATACcaattgtgtatatatatatacatatatatatatatactgtatatatatacattgtatgtacatttgtgtgtacCTGTTTCAGGTGTTCGCTCAGTGAGATCCTCAGACTTCCTCTCTGGTGTCGTAGCATCTCGCAGGTCATAAGGCCGTAGAAGATGACAGAGCACGCCAGAGGAACGCAGAAGTAGAAGCCAAACAACCACCAGTCCTTGGCATCACGGTAGAACTGGACCACAAAGAAGATCAGATCATTCAGGAACATTTTTAACCACAAAGAAaactagtgttgtagtcaagaccacaaTCAAAGTGAACCTGACACCAAGACTGTAATGGCCGAggaccattcattcattcattgtctcctGTTTTATTCTAACTTTCCACATCCAGAACCACCTCGACTCCCTGGATCATAATCAGATCATCTAAAGATCTACAGCAGGTCAGCTGACCCAGATTCACTTTCCATTTCCTGGACTTACTTTGTTTACGTCAGTCATGAACTACTGGGACATCAACAGGAAATGATGTTGTAAACAGAGATGAAGACACCGCGCCCTGTCAAACCAAAACAATCCACCAAACCCCCCACCCACAGAGAACCAGACTCAACCAGCACCGTCTGCTTCTTCACTGATTGGATTGATGAACTGTTTAACTGTATTACAGAGAG
This Solea solea chromosome 3, fSolSol10.1, whole genome shotgun sequence DNA region includes the following protein-coding sequences:
- the LOC131456309 gene encoding protein NLRC3-like isoform X3; amino-acid sequence: MSARRKRKTSCDSAASEPATRSRRKEDESVFPSGDSLKSNASMHMPPKFSAEKPESDLQGEQLSRSVGSENLEDPVLLTWDESDSVGNFLSKIKHLFKDEMKKKFTTTSEGNGDHWSSLDKIYTELHIIPGESEEPLGEHEFSHLERKLKVSKSCKITLNNIFRPLHGQEKGQTVVLTKGNAGIGKSFSVQKFILDWAKGDANKDLDFVFYLPFREINLCTDMKSLHMLLTEFHPALNNLKNPEHYAKAKIAVILDGLDESRLDLEFENIKKITSLSEVTHLKVVLANLIQKNLLPEANIWITSRASAASQIPTKYVHMVTEIRGFNDAQKKEYFKKRFSANLSLAGRITSHIESSHSLDIMCQIPIFCWISAILFQDVFDGDKNVEVPQTLTEMMAHYLFVQSKRRSTKYDTMAAKKEVNFLETQREFLLKLGKLAFVHLQRNSLIFYEEDLEDCGIDLAEASIYSGFCTTVLREENVFSQRKVFFFVHLTIQEFFAAMYVYDFLTTKKTTELNTTELGKFLQLEDKDYTVLELLKLTVETVLKKGKGHLTYFLQFLLGLMVEANRRVLQYLLKSPDTSQDVEKKILTYLKSIRRKTLSPDNSITLFRIMVEMRDQKVKDEIQEYLKTKDFEIKLTLLHCSALAFMLQVSKSDLDILDLKSYNTSEEGRRRLIPAMRSSKKAILADCDVTTEWVEHMVFSLKFPSSPLRALDLSNNDLHDLGVEQLCQGLSSHCCRLKILRLSGCLVTENGCSFLASALTSNPSHLSELDLSYNHPGDSGINLLIELKNDPQFQLSKLNVDHCGSLQMQPGFKKYACELSLDPQTAHKNLLLSKSNRQVTWVTEEQSYPDYPERFDQFPQVLCLQGLNGRYYWEVQVSEPFNVGVTYTTIGRKGDMDDCKLGLSENSWSLSCSSNGCFILHSNTKISVASLCQRSTRVGVYLDWSTGTLSFYRVTSDKRVHLHTFRETFTEPLYPAVELSAAQSSAFFCKLQ